Proteins encoded together in one Telopea speciosissima isolate NSW1024214 ecotype Mountain lineage chromosome 6, Tspe_v1, whole genome shotgun sequence window:
- the LOC122664828 gene encoding two-component response regulator-like APRR2 isoform X4, translating into MVCTEDDQLGWKDFPKGLRVLLLDEDSESAAEIKSRLEKMEYIVSTFCNENEALTAISNKTECFHVAIVEVSTGNNHGSFRFLESAKDLPTIMTSNIQCLSTMMKCIALGAAEFLQKPLSEDKLKNIWQHVVQKALNAGGTGISKSLKPIKDTIVSRLQLQVETMNPQSENILEMESEPQDYKHNHEHSAASDRFPAPSTPQLKQGGRLLDDGDCQDQPNSAMEKESGDQEAESKSVDITYSNPAEETTIKVDLAPGTKGAGIKEEDDSHDGSKTGTNISSQQNDKDRVADSGVEEKTSNLPSFCGTRVNKRKIKKYRMHRRHIMPKEDDRRWHHPRDTMQRVYAQNPVMAYPPYHANHGFTTSQIYPVWGHPPSIQMWGHPGFPSWQPSEIWPWKTYAGMHADAWGSPVMPTPQVPSSPFPQVLNYPGCHGSDTGQEPGNLQKFPLEFNPGEEEIDRVVKEAISKPWLPLPLGLKPPSTESVLSELYSQGISTIPPHTSTTTTNINSWY; encoded by the exons ATGGTTTGCACTGAAGATGATCAACTGGGCTGGAAGGATTTTCCTAAAGGCCTCAGGGTTCTTCTCCTTGACGAAGACAGTGAATCGGCTGCAGAGATAAAATCAAGACTTGAGAAAATGGAGTACATTG TTTCCACATTTTGCAACGAGAATGAAGCATTGACAGCTATTTCAAACAAAACCGAGTGCTTCCATGTTGCCATAGTGGAG GTCAGCACAGGCAATAACCATGGGAGTTTCAGGTTTCTCGAGAGTGCCAAGGACCTACCTACCATCA TGACATCAAATATCCAGTGCTTAAGCACTATGATGAAGTGCATTGCA CTTGGTGCGGCAGAGTTCCTTCAGAAGCCACTATCTGAAGACAAATTGAAGAACATTTGGCAGCATGTGGTTCAAAAG GCCTTAAATGCAGGAGGAACAGGCATCTCCAAATCATTGAAGCCCATCAAAGATACCATAGTTTCCAGGCTTCAGCTCCAAGTGGAAACGATGAACCCACAGAGTGAAAATATCTTGGAAATGGAAAGCGAACCCCAGGACTACAAGCATAACCATGAGCATTCAGCGGCTAGTGATAGGTTTCCAGCACCTTCAACCCCACAATTGAAACAGGGGGGAAGATTGTTAGACGATGGTGACTGTCAAGACCAACCTAACTCCGCAATGGAGAAAGAGTCTGGGGATCAAGAAGCAGAATCAAAATCTGTCGACATTACTTACAGCAATCCTGCTGAGGAAACTACTATTAAAGTTGATCTAGCACCAGGCACCAAAGGTGCTGGGATCAAAGAGGAGGATGACTCACATGATGGTTCTAAGACTGGAACCAATATATCTTCTCAACAAAATGATAAAGACAGGGTAGCGGATTCTGGAGTTGAGGAAAAGACATCAAACCTTCCTTCTTTTTGTGGGACCAGAGTAAACAAGAGGAAGATAAAG AAGTATCGAATGCATCGAAGACACATCATGCCAAAGGAAGATGATCGGAGATGGCATCATCCAAGGGACACTATGCAGAGGGTTTATGCACAAAACCCTGTCATGGCCTACCCTCCATACCATGCTAATCATGGTTTCACAACCAGCCAGATATACCCTGTATGGGGTCATCCTCCCAGCATCCAAATGTGGGGTCATCCAGGGTTCCCCTCGTGGCAGCCTTCAGAAATCTGGCCTTGGAAAACTTATGCAGGG ATGCATGCTGATGCATGGGGAAGCCCTGTGATGCCCACACCACAAGTTCCATCCTCGCCCTTTCCTCAA GTGCTCAATTACCCAGGCTGTCATGGTTCAGACACAGGTCAGGAGCCAGGAAACTTGCAGAAATTCCCACTTGAGTTTAATCCG GGAGAGGAGGAGATTGACAGGGTGGTGAAGGAGGCAATAAGCAAGCCGTGGCTGCCTCTACCATTGGGACTAAAGCCTCCTTCCACCGAAAGTGTACTCTCTGAACTTTACAGCCAAGGCATCTCCACCATTCCTCCTcacacctccaccaccaccaccaacatcaattcatggtattaa
- the LOC122664828 gene encoding two-component response regulator-like APRR2 isoform X1, translating to MVCTEDDQLGWKDFPKGLRVLLLDEDSESAAEIKSRLEKMEYIVSTFCNENEALTAISNKTECFHVAIVEVSTGNNHGSFRFLESAKDLPTIMTSNIQCLSTMMKCIALGAAEFLQKPLSEDKLKNIWQHVVQKALNAGGTGISKSLKPIKDTIVSRLQLQVETMNPQSENILEMESEPQDYKHNHEHSAASDRFPAPSTPQLKQGGRLLDDGDCQDQPNSAMEKESGDQEAESKSVDITYSNPAEETTIKVDLAPGTKGAGIKEEDDSHDGSKTGTNISSQQNDKDRVADSGVEEKTSNLPSFCGTRVNKRKIKIDWTPELHKRFVQAVEQLGVDQAIPSRILELMKMDGLTRHNVASHLQKYRMHRRHIMPKEDDRRWHHPRDTMQRVYAQNPVMAYPPYHANHGFTTSQIYPVWGHPPSIQMWGHPGFPSWQPSEIWPWKTYAGMHADAWGSPVMPTPQVPSSPFPQVLNYPGCHGSDTGQEPGNLQKFPLEFNPGEEEIDRVVKEAISKPWLPLPLGLKPPSTESVLSELYSQGISTIPPHTSTTTTNINSWY from the exons ATGGTTTGCACTGAAGATGATCAACTGGGCTGGAAGGATTTTCCTAAAGGCCTCAGGGTTCTTCTCCTTGACGAAGACAGTGAATCGGCTGCAGAGATAAAATCAAGACTTGAGAAAATGGAGTACATTG TTTCCACATTTTGCAACGAGAATGAAGCATTGACAGCTATTTCAAACAAAACCGAGTGCTTCCATGTTGCCATAGTGGAG GTCAGCACAGGCAATAACCATGGGAGTTTCAGGTTTCTCGAGAGTGCCAAGGACCTACCTACCATCA TGACATCAAATATCCAGTGCTTAAGCACTATGATGAAGTGCATTGCA CTTGGTGCGGCAGAGTTCCTTCAGAAGCCACTATCTGAAGACAAATTGAAGAACATTTGGCAGCATGTGGTTCAAAAG GCCTTAAATGCAGGAGGAACAGGCATCTCCAAATCATTGAAGCCCATCAAAGATACCATAGTTTCCAGGCTTCAGCTCCAAGTGGAAACGATGAACCCACAGAGTGAAAATATCTTGGAAATGGAAAGCGAACCCCAGGACTACAAGCATAACCATGAGCATTCAGCGGCTAGTGATAGGTTTCCAGCACCTTCAACCCCACAATTGAAACAGGGGGGAAGATTGTTAGACGATGGTGACTGTCAAGACCAACCTAACTCCGCAATGGAGAAAGAGTCTGGGGATCAAGAAGCAGAATCAAAATCTGTCGACATTACTTACAGCAATCCTGCTGAGGAAACTACTATTAAAGTTGATCTAGCACCAGGCACCAAAGGTGCTGGGATCAAAGAGGAGGATGACTCACATGATGGTTCTAAGACTGGAACCAATATATCTTCTCAACAAAATGATAAAGACAGGGTAGCGGATTCTGGAGTTGAGGAAAAGACATCAAACCTTCCTTCTTTTTGTGGGACCAGAGTAAACAAGAGGAAGATAAAG ATCGACTGGACTCCTGAACTGCACAAACGATTTGTGCAAGCAGTTGAGCAACTGGGGGTCGACCAAGCCATCCCTTCTCGAATTCTAGAATTAATGAAGATGGATGGTTTGACAAGACATAATGTAGCAAGCCACCTCCAG AAGTATCGAATGCATCGAAGACACATCATGCCAAAGGAAGATGATCGGAGATGGCATCATCCAAGGGACACTATGCAGAGGGTTTATGCACAAAACCCTGTCATGGCCTACCCTCCATACCATGCTAATCATGGTTTCACAACCAGCCAGATATACCCTGTATGGGGTCATCCTCCCAGCATCCAAATGTGGGGTCATCCAGGGTTCCCCTCGTGGCAGCCTTCAGAAATCTGGCCTTGGAAAACTTATGCAGGG ATGCATGCTGATGCATGGGGAAGCCCTGTGATGCCCACACCACAAGTTCCATCCTCGCCCTTTCCTCAA GTGCTCAATTACCCAGGCTGTCATGGTTCAGACACAGGTCAGGAGCCAGGAAACTTGCAGAAATTCCCACTTGAGTTTAATCCG GGAGAGGAGGAGATTGACAGGGTGGTGAAGGAGGCAATAAGCAAGCCGTGGCTGCCTCTACCATTGGGACTAAAGCCTCCTTCCACCGAAAGTGTACTCTCTGAACTTTACAGCCAAGGCATCTCCACCATTCCTCCTcacacctccaccaccaccaccaacatcaattcatggtattaa
- the LOC122664828 gene encoding two-component response regulator-like APRR2 isoform X2, which produces MVCTEDDQLGWKDFPKGLRVLLLDEDSESAAEIKSRLEKMEYIVSTFCNENEALTAISNKTECFHVAIVEVSTGNNHGSFRFLESAKDLPTIMTSNIQCLSTMMKCIAALNAGGTGISKSLKPIKDTIVSRLQLQVETMNPQSENILEMESEPQDYKHNHEHSAASDRFPAPSTPQLKQGGRLLDDGDCQDQPNSAMEKESGDQEAESKSVDITYSNPAEETTIKVDLAPGTKGAGIKEEDDSHDGSKTGTNISSQQNDKDRVADSGVEEKTSNLPSFCGTRVNKRKIKIDWTPELHKRFVQAVEQLGVDQAIPSRILELMKMDGLTRHNVASHLQKYRMHRRHIMPKEDDRRWHHPRDTMQRVYAQNPVMAYPPYHANHGFTTSQIYPVWGHPPSIQMWGHPGFPSWQPSEIWPWKTYAGMHADAWGSPVMPTPQVPSSPFPQVLNYPGCHGSDTGQEPGNLQKFPLEFNPGEEEIDRVVKEAISKPWLPLPLGLKPPSTESVLSELYSQGISTIPPHTSTTTTNINSWY; this is translated from the exons ATGGTTTGCACTGAAGATGATCAACTGGGCTGGAAGGATTTTCCTAAAGGCCTCAGGGTTCTTCTCCTTGACGAAGACAGTGAATCGGCTGCAGAGATAAAATCAAGACTTGAGAAAATGGAGTACATTG TTTCCACATTTTGCAACGAGAATGAAGCATTGACAGCTATTTCAAACAAAACCGAGTGCTTCCATGTTGCCATAGTGGAG GTCAGCACAGGCAATAACCATGGGAGTTTCAGGTTTCTCGAGAGTGCCAAGGACCTACCTACCATCA TGACATCAAATATCCAGTGCTTAAGCACTATGATGAAGTGCATTGCA GCCTTAAATGCAGGAGGAACAGGCATCTCCAAATCATTGAAGCCCATCAAAGATACCATAGTTTCCAGGCTTCAGCTCCAAGTGGAAACGATGAACCCACAGAGTGAAAATATCTTGGAAATGGAAAGCGAACCCCAGGACTACAAGCATAACCATGAGCATTCAGCGGCTAGTGATAGGTTTCCAGCACCTTCAACCCCACAATTGAAACAGGGGGGAAGATTGTTAGACGATGGTGACTGTCAAGACCAACCTAACTCCGCAATGGAGAAAGAGTCTGGGGATCAAGAAGCAGAATCAAAATCTGTCGACATTACTTACAGCAATCCTGCTGAGGAAACTACTATTAAAGTTGATCTAGCACCAGGCACCAAAGGTGCTGGGATCAAAGAGGAGGATGACTCACATGATGGTTCTAAGACTGGAACCAATATATCTTCTCAACAAAATGATAAAGACAGGGTAGCGGATTCTGGAGTTGAGGAAAAGACATCAAACCTTCCTTCTTTTTGTGGGACCAGAGTAAACAAGAGGAAGATAAAG ATCGACTGGACTCCTGAACTGCACAAACGATTTGTGCAAGCAGTTGAGCAACTGGGGGTCGACCAAGCCATCCCTTCTCGAATTCTAGAATTAATGAAGATGGATGGTTTGACAAGACATAATGTAGCAAGCCACCTCCAG AAGTATCGAATGCATCGAAGACACATCATGCCAAAGGAAGATGATCGGAGATGGCATCATCCAAGGGACACTATGCAGAGGGTTTATGCACAAAACCCTGTCATGGCCTACCCTCCATACCATGCTAATCATGGTTTCACAACCAGCCAGATATACCCTGTATGGGGTCATCCTCCCAGCATCCAAATGTGGGGTCATCCAGGGTTCCCCTCGTGGCAGCCTTCAGAAATCTGGCCTTGGAAAACTTATGCAGGG ATGCATGCTGATGCATGGGGAAGCCCTGTGATGCCCACACCACAAGTTCCATCCTCGCCCTTTCCTCAA GTGCTCAATTACCCAGGCTGTCATGGTTCAGACACAGGTCAGGAGCCAGGAAACTTGCAGAAATTCCCACTTGAGTTTAATCCG GGAGAGGAGGAGATTGACAGGGTGGTGAAGGAGGCAATAAGCAAGCCGTGGCTGCCTCTACCATTGGGACTAAAGCCTCCTTCCACCGAAAGTGTACTCTCTGAACTTTACAGCCAAGGCATCTCCACCATTCCTCCTcacacctccaccaccaccaccaacatcaattcatggtattaa
- the LOC122664828 gene encoding two-component response regulator-like APRR2 isoform X3 → MVCTEDDQLGWKDFPKGLRVLLLDEDSESAAEIKSRLEKMEYIVSTFCNENEALTAISNKTECFHVAIVEVSTGNNHGSFRFLESAKDLPTIMTSNIQCLSTMMKCIALGAAEFLQKPLSEDKLKNIWQHVVQKALNAGGTGISKSLKPIKDTIVSRLQLQVETMNPQSENILEMESEPQDYKHNHEHSAASDRFPAPSTPQLKQGGRLLDDGDCQDQPNSAMEKESGDQEAESKSVDITYSNPAEETTIKVDLAPGTKGAGIKEEDDSHDGSKTGTNISSQQNDKDRVADSGVEEKTSNLPSFCGTRVNKRKIKIDWTPELHKRFVQAVEQLGVDQAIPSRILELMKMDGLTRHNVASHLQKYRMHRRHIMPKEDDRRWHHPRDTMQRVYAQNPVMAYPPYHANHGFTTSQIYPVWGHPPSIQMWGHPGFPSWQPSEIWPWKTYAGMHADAWGSPVMPTPQVPSSPFPQGEEEIDRVVKEAISKPWLPLPLGLKPPSTESVLSELYSQGISTIPPHTSTTTTNINSWY, encoded by the exons ATGGTTTGCACTGAAGATGATCAACTGGGCTGGAAGGATTTTCCTAAAGGCCTCAGGGTTCTTCTCCTTGACGAAGACAGTGAATCGGCTGCAGAGATAAAATCAAGACTTGAGAAAATGGAGTACATTG TTTCCACATTTTGCAACGAGAATGAAGCATTGACAGCTATTTCAAACAAAACCGAGTGCTTCCATGTTGCCATAGTGGAG GTCAGCACAGGCAATAACCATGGGAGTTTCAGGTTTCTCGAGAGTGCCAAGGACCTACCTACCATCA TGACATCAAATATCCAGTGCTTAAGCACTATGATGAAGTGCATTGCA CTTGGTGCGGCAGAGTTCCTTCAGAAGCCACTATCTGAAGACAAATTGAAGAACATTTGGCAGCATGTGGTTCAAAAG GCCTTAAATGCAGGAGGAACAGGCATCTCCAAATCATTGAAGCCCATCAAAGATACCATAGTTTCCAGGCTTCAGCTCCAAGTGGAAACGATGAACCCACAGAGTGAAAATATCTTGGAAATGGAAAGCGAACCCCAGGACTACAAGCATAACCATGAGCATTCAGCGGCTAGTGATAGGTTTCCAGCACCTTCAACCCCACAATTGAAACAGGGGGGAAGATTGTTAGACGATGGTGACTGTCAAGACCAACCTAACTCCGCAATGGAGAAAGAGTCTGGGGATCAAGAAGCAGAATCAAAATCTGTCGACATTACTTACAGCAATCCTGCTGAGGAAACTACTATTAAAGTTGATCTAGCACCAGGCACCAAAGGTGCTGGGATCAAAGAGGAGGATGACTCACATGATGGTTCTAAGACTGGAACCAATATATCTTCTCAACAAAATGATAAAGACAGGGTAGCGGATTCTGGAGTTGAGGAAAAGACATCAAACCTTCCTTCTTTTTGTGGGACCAGAGTAAACAAGAGGAAGATAAAG ATCGACTGGACTCCTGAACTGCACAAACGATTTGTGCAAGCAGTTGAGCAACTGGGGGTCGACCAAGCCATCCCTTCTCGAATTCTAGAATTAATGAAGATGGATGGTTTGACAAGACATAATGTAGCAAGCCACCTCCAG AAGTATCGAATGCATCGAAGACACATCATGCCAAAGGAAGATGATCGGAGATGGCATCATCCAAGGGACACTATGCAGAGGGTTTATGCACAAAACCCTGTCATGGCCTACCCTCCATACCATGCTAATCATGGTTTCACAACCAGCCAGATATACCCTGTATGGGGTCATCCTCCCAGCATCCAAATGTGGGGTCATCCAGGGTTCCCCTCGTGGCAGCCTTCAGAAATCTGGCCTTGGAAAACTTATGCAGGG ATGCATGCTGATGCATGGGGAAGCCCTGTGATGCCCACACCACAAGTTCCATCCTCGCCCTTTCCTCAA GGAGAGGAGGAGATTGACAGGGTGGTGAAGGAGGCAATAAGCAAGCCGTGGCTGCCTCTACCATTGGGACTAAAGCCTCCTTCCACCGAAAGTGTACTCTCTGAACTTTACAGCCAAGGCATCTCCACCATTCCTCCTcacacctccaccaccaccaccaacatcaattcatggtattaa